One region of Gopherus evgoodei ecotype Sinaloan lineage chromosome 16, rGopEvg1_v1.p, whole genome shotgun sequence genomic DNA includes:
- the LOC115635939 gene encoding alpha-1-acid glycoprotein 1-like: MALACIAIILGLAHLLTAKPLDCEPLVPEILDNATMTKLLGKWFYIAGASQHPRTLQEMELLKNAYYFLYPSSHQDKFPVTQVMRLKDKCVVDNSSYISVIQDNSTMILHGPNESSVGQLIKSSSEDTMTLYHIDGTHRGLSISARAQNFSTEQLEEFKTQVACLGLKEEETFYTSAKDLCPMEEERDDKKQSVEVVEPLLG, encoded by the exons ATGGCACTGGCCTGCATTGCTATTATTCTTGGTTTAGCACATCTCCTTACTGCTAAACCCCTGGATTGTGAGCCTCTCGTTCCAGAAATCCTTGACAATGCTACAATGACCAAG CTGCTGGGCAAGTGGTTCTACATTGCTGGGGCCTCACAGCACCCACGCACCCTACAGGAGATGGAATTGTTAAAGAATGCTTATTACTTCTTGTACCCTAGCAGCCATCAAGACAAGTTCCCCGTCACACAAGTCATGAGATT GAAGGACAAGTGTGTGGTGGACAATTCCAGTTACATTTCAGTCATCCAGGACAATTCAACAATGATCTTGCATG GGCCAAATGAAAGTTCTGTAGGACAACTTATCAAGAGCAGCTCTGAAGACACTATGACACTATACCACATTGATGGGACCCACAGAGGGTTATCGATCTCAG CCCGGGCCCAAAACTTCAGCACAGAGCAACTGGAAGAATTCAAAACTCAAGTGGCATGCCTTGGATTGAAGGAAGAGGAAACATTCTATACTTCAGCTAAG GATCTGTGTCCCATGGAAGAAGAAAGAGATGACAAAAAGCAGTCAGTTGAAGTGGTGGAACCATTACTGGGGTAA